Proteins from a single region of Methanobrevibacter olleyae:
- a CDS encoding DUF11 domain-containing protein has protein sequence MKKKIIILLLIFSLFLTISSVSALDTDDNVIMGEKDLNSMDTTSNTDNSVSVDEYNKDTNIGEKSTDIKENTLCSNSDETITSKNIVDNSTNTNENSIKSKSNSNPLREGPSRGGNIIYISSNGTGTGSSSDDPTNWTTGYTAATADDTICFLDGTYNLVNITLGKNLVLQALNKGNAIIDANGAGYIFSISYNKNITINGLTFINGKTTRSGGAISFNSGNLIIINSTFNNNSATSYGGALYVRNGNLTIINSTFNNNNANSSGGAFYSSENANISNSNFTNNSADGSGGTIRAYGNLTISDSTFTNSTSKNGQGGVIYAPNATVNNSVFVNNTSKNGGGAIYTNTEYSINNSVFVNNSATNGDGGAVGSYDAGVINNSNFTDNSAKRSGGAAYARDNIVIENSNFINNKASDEGGAVRAQSEVNITNSNFTNNTSNRHGGAAFSNKNITVNNSTFTNNSANENGGAVYGADAKIDNSDFTNNHATDIGGAVYATGESTVNNSNFTNNSAEYGGGIHSSELNSKNNNFINNSVIYYGGGVYADVLNSENDNFINNIAEYVGGGAFVASNADVNESTFDSNTAVNGGGLFSFGNSTVNNSNFIKNNAYDGSAIISGNLVLNNSNLENNTSRGYGIIYAENATIENNNFKDNTALEDKQIYVLNELNQKNNTLSPNQIEDINTTTINVENVNKTTYLLDLEDGLKGYCLQRTLNFPDYVYLLNNLSLARNQLTGEDVSEYLKILIYKYYFSDEKDNITFSLWDFTDRDFRNSDNNLTKEVIALYNSGFRVPNYNASLILANGTQVLFDFYSAGSSTTQNLFLFNVTYMGTNYDMKVEKITLNKTVINGEKVEFIIRVTNMGDTILHGVTVFEKSYDGLIYDSYIDEGNKWNYNNGKWVYKNQLNINESAEFTVVFNTVKSGNFTNVIVSSSNETDNKTTNNTTSVYTPKMTIVKISNNKTVKVGETVSFTIILTNTGDCNLTGVYIKDNKYSKGLVYLSYIDKNNEWTFDGINKWTYKGVLAPGESVSLDILFNTTSTGIKVNTAIAGNNITNETVNSTNETNVTNNTSVTNKTNNVTNGTNKTKTDNNTGINKEPVAKTVLTNPSSPKAGNPLVVLFLSLILVLVPFRKR, from the coding sequence ATGAAGAAAAAGATAATTATATTACTATTAATATTTTCATTATTTTTAACTATTTCTTCAGTATCTGCATTAGACACAGATGATAATGTGATAATGGGAGAGAAAGATTTAAATTCTATGGATACTACTAGTAATACAGATAACAGTGTTAGTGTTGATGAATACAATAAAGATACTAATATAGGTGAAAAATCCACAGATATTAAGGAAAATACCCTCTGTAGTAATTCTGATGAAACAATCACTTCCAAAAATATTGTAGACAATTCAACAAACACTAATGAAAATAGTATTAAAAGTAAATCAAATTCAAACCCGTTAAGAGAAGGTCCATCAAGAGGAGGTAATATAATTTATATTAGCTCTAACGGTACAGGTACTGGTTCTTCTAGTGATGATCCAACAAACTGGACTACTGGATACACCGCTGCTACAGCAGATGATACAATTTGTTTCCTTGATGGAACTTATAATCTTGTAAATATAACTTTAGGTAAAAATTTAGTTTTACAAGCTTTAAATAAAGGAAATGCAATAATAGATGCAAATGGAGCAGGTTATATCTTTTCCATTAGTTATAACAAGAATATAACTATAAATGGTTTAACATTTATAAATGGAAAAACCACCAGAAGTGGAGGAGCAATATCATTTAACTCTGGAAATCTGATTATAATTAACAGTACATTTAATAATAACAGTGCAACTTCCTACGGTGGAGCATTATATGTTAGAAATGGAAATTTAACTATAATTAACAGTACATTTAATAATAATAATGCAAATTCTTCTGGTGGAGCATTTTATTCTTCAGAAAATGCTAATATTAGTAATTCTAATTTCACCAATAATAGTGCAGATGGTTCAGGTGGAACTATAAGAGCTTATGGTAATTTAACCATATCTGATTCTACTTTTACTAACAGCACTTCTAAAAATGGCCAAGGTGGAGTAATATATGCTCCAAACGCTACTGTAAATAATTCAGTTTTTGTTAATAATACTTCAAAAAATGGTGGTGGAGCAATATACACCAATACGGAATATTCAATTAATAATTCAGTATTTGTTAATAATTCTGCTACTAACGGTGATGGTGGAGCAGTTGGATCATATGATGCAGGTGTTATAAATAATTCTAACTTCACTGATAACTCTGCTAAAAGAAGTGGTGGAGCTGCATATGCTAGAGATAATATTGTAATTGAAAATTCAAATTTCATAAACAATAAGGCATCTGATGAAGGTGGAGCAGTACGTGCACAATCAGAAGTTAATATTACTAACTCTAATTTCACAAACAATACTTCTAACAGACATGGTGGAGCAGCATTTTCTAATAAAAATATCACTGTTAACAATTCAACTTTCACCAATAACTCTGCTAACGAAAATGGTGGAGCAGTATATGGTGCTGATGCTAAAATTGACAATTCCGATTTCACCAACAATCATGCAACTGATATTGGTGGGGCAGTATATGCTACTGGTGAAAGCACTGTTAATAATTCTAATTTCACCAACAACAGTGCAGAATATGGTGGAGGAATACATTCTTCAGAATTAAATTCTAAGAATAATAACTTCATCAACAATAGTGTAATTTATTATGGTGGTGGAGTTTATGCGGATGTGTTAAATTCAGAAAATGATAACTTTATCAATAATATTGCAGAATACGTTGGTGGTGGAGCTTTTGTTGCATCTAATGCTGATGTAAATGAATCAACCTTTGATTCTAACACTGCAGTAAATGGTGGGGGATTATTTAGTTTTGGAAATTCTACTGTTAATAATTCTAATTTCATTAAAAACAATGCTTATGATGGATCTGCAATAATTAGTGGAAATTTAGTTTTAAACAACAGTAATCTAGAAAACAACACATCTAGAGGTTATGGAATTATCTATGCTGAAAATGCTACTATTGAAAATAATAATTTTAAAGATAATACTGCATTAGAAGATAAACAAATTTATGTATTGAATGAATTAAATCAAAAGAATAATACTTTAAGCCCTAATCAAATAGAAGATATTAACACTACCACAATAAACGTGGAAAATGTTAATAAAACTACTTATTTGCTTGATTTAGAAGATGGTTTAAAAGGATATTGTTTACAAAGAACATTAAACTTCCCTGATTATGTGTATTTATTAAATAATCTTAGTTTAGCACGTAACCAATTAACTGGTGAAGATGTTAGTGAATACTTAAAGATTTTAATTTATAAATATTATTTCTCAGATGAAAAAGACAATATAACTTTCAGTTTATGGGACTTTACAGACCGTGATTTTAGAAATAGTGATAACAATTTAACTAAAGAAGTAATTGCATTGTATAATTCTGGATTCCGTGTACCGAATTATAATGCTAGTTTAATATTAGCTAATGGTACTCAGGTATTATTTGATTTTTATAGTGCAGGAAGTTCAACAACTCAAAATTTATTCCTATTTAATGTTACATATATGGGAACTAATTATGATATGAAAGTTGAAAAAATTACTTTAAATAAAACTGTTATAAATGGAGAAAAAGTGGAATTCATAATTAGAGTAACAAATATGGGTGATACAATCCTTCATGGTGTTACTGTATTTGAAAAAAGTTATGATGGTTTAATTTATGATTCTTATATTGATGAAGGAAATAAATGGAATTATAATAATGGTAAATGGGTTTACAAAAATCAATTGAATATTAATGAATCTGCAGAATTTACTGTAGTTTTTAATACAGTTAAATCTGGTAACTTTACTAATGTTATAGTTTCTTCATCTAATGAGACTGATAATAAAACTACTAATAACACTACTTCAGTTTACACTCCAAAGATGACTATTGTAAAAATTTCAAATAATAAAACTGTTAAAGTTGGTGAAACTGTTAGTTTTACTATTATCTTAACTAATACTGGTGATTGTAATTTAACTGGTGTTTATATTAAGGATAATAAATATTCTAAGGGTTTAGTTTATTTGTCTTACATAGATAAAAATAATGAATGGACTTTTGATGGAATAAATAAATGGACATATAAAGGAGTATTGGCTCCTGGAGAATCTGTAAGTTTAGATATTCTATTTAATACAACTAGTACTGGTATAAAAGTTAATACTGCTATTGCAGGAAATAATATAACTAATGAAACTGTTAATAGTACAAATGAAACTAATGTAACTAATAACACTAGTGTAACTAATAAAACAAATAATGTAACTAATGGTACTAATAAAACAAAAACTGATAATAATACAGGTATCAATAAAGAACCTGTTGCTAAAACAGTTTTAACTAATCCAA